The window TCGCCCCACGCAACTCATTGTGCAGCGCGACTATATGGAAGATGAAGAGGACCGGGTGCGCAACGTCACGTTCGGCATCTGCGACCAGTACACGGTTCAGGGCGACCTGTTCGCCAAGGCTATACTGGATGACACGCCCGTCCCCACGCCGCTGACCGACGCATGGGCCAACATGCACGTATTGGAGGTACTGCGTGAAAGCGCCGCCAAGGGAGAGTGGATGATCTGTTAGGGGGTAAAAGCCCTAATCGTAGAAGGAGACCCGGTTACGCCCTTCCCGCTTTGACTCGTAGAGGCTCTCATCCGCCCGGCGGAGGAGCTCCTCAATGGACAGGTAGCCTGAAGACGTTACAGCGACACCGATGCTGATGGAGCACTGAACAACTCCTCTTCGGGTCTCGATTTCGGAATTGGCGATCTTGTGGCGCAACCGTTCCGCCACGTTCATGGCGCCCCCCAGATCCGCACCGGGCAGGAAGATGGTAAACTCCTCGCCGCCCATTCGTGCCAGAAGGTCATCACCGCGCAAGAGTTCACGGCACTTTTCGGCAAAATTCTGAAGCACCATGTCTCCGGCTTCGTGCCCATAGGTGTCATTGATCTGCTTAAAATGGTCGATATCCACCATGAGCACGGCAGGCCCGGCCGGACACCGCTGATCACGTTGGGAGAGAAACGCAACCTGACGGAAGAACTCCTTACGATTAAGCGCTCCCGTCAAATCATCGGTGGTCGCCATTTTCCTGAGTCGATTCTCAGCGGCTTTACGTTCCGTGATGTCGTCGACCACCCACAACACGCCCAGATCAAGATTGGCCGGACGGTTCGTATCAACGGCCTGCCCTGACAGGGAGCACCAAACAGGCGAGCCATCCTTGCGACGAAGAAGGTACTCAACATTCAGCTGCGCACCGTTGGTCAGGGCAGCAAAATGTTTTTTACCAAACTCGAGATAACGTTCCTCGCTGAGATGGAGTTCTCGCATGTCGAGCCCATCCATTTCTTCTGGAGAACCATAGCCAACAATATCAGCCATGGTCTGGTTGCACCGCTTGAGGATTCGTCCGCCCTGAAGATACAGCATGCCCACCTTGCTGGTGGCAAAGATGATCTCCAATTCATTCAGAGCGGCTTTGAGTTCGTCCTCGGCTGCACGGGAACGGGAAATATCTCTGATGGCACCGGCTCGAACAGGCTTGCCGCCCAGCATGACACAACCGCTTCTTATTTCAGCGGGGAAGGTGGCACCCCCCTTCCGCTTCCCTATCACCTCATAGGGGTCGTTAATTTCGAGCTTGGCATTCTCCATAACAGTGGCGTGAGATTCTTCGGCCAGCACATCAAGGGCATTCATGGTCAGCAATTCTTCCTGAGTATAGCCGAACACCTCTTCCGTAGCCTTGTTTGCCACCAGACAATTGAGGTCTTCATCGAATAACCCTAACGCTTCAAAAGCGGCATCTGCCAGCAAATGCTGTTCTTCCAACAATCGCTCCAGCTCTTCCACGCGTGATATGTTCTTCTTATCCCCCATCATCTCCTCCCGGAATCCATTATCGGCGAGTATACTTTACCAATATTCAACAGAGCGTCAATTCAATACGGCCTGACGAAATTATAGAGTACAACAAATATAATCATCGCCTTTCCGAAGTCTTGAAAACATAGTATGTAACTCGGAAACGTTATCATCCAGACGACTCCAACGACGACAAGCGAAGTAAATATAATGAATTCCCAGGACATTACCCTCTTCTTTGACCAATCCCAGGACATAATCGGCATCGTCGATCAAAACCTGAGGTATGTGGGCGTCAACCTTGAGTTGTGCAGGTATTGGGGTGTGCAGCGGGATGATGTGGTAAATCGCCCCGTCAGGGAAATCGTCGGCGAAGAGGCATACGACAAGGCCATTGGCCCGAACATGGAGCGCTGCCTTCGGGGTGAAAATATCGC of the Pseudodesulfovibrio sp. zrk46 genome contains:
- a CDS encoding sensor domain-containing diguanylate cyclase, which produces MGDKKNISRVEELERLLEEQHLLADAAFEALGLFDEDLNCLVANKATEEVFGYTQEELLTMNALDVLAEESHATVMENAKLEINDPYEVIGKRKGGATFPAEIRSGCVMLGGKPVRAGAIRDISRSRAAEDELKAALNELEIIFATSKVGMLYLQGGRILKRCNQTMADIVGYGSPEEMDGLDMRELHLSEERYLEFGKKHFAALTNGAQLNVEYLLRRKDGSPVWCSLSGQAVDTNRPANLDLGVLWVVDDITERKAAENRLRKMATTDDLTGALNRKEFFRQVAFLSQRDQRCPAGPAVLMVDIDHFKQINDTYGHEAGDMVLQNFAEKCRELLRGDDLLARMGGEEFTIFLPGADLGGAMNVAERLRHKIANSEIETRRGVVQCSISIGVAVTSSGYLSIEELLRRADESLYESKREGRNRVSFYD